A stretch of DNA from Anaerobacillus isosaccharinicus:
GCCTTTAGCAAGTCGGATGCGGCCTAGAACAATCGACGAAGTCATTGGCCAAGAAGAAATACTTGGCAAAGGAACGTTACTCAGACGAGCGATTGAGGCCGATCGCTTAACTCCAATGATCTTTTATGGACCACCTGGCACAGGAAAAACAACGATTGCCAAAGTCATTGCAAACTCAACTTCTGCTACTTTTGAACAGTTAAATGCTGTCACTGCTGGCATTGCAGATATAAGAAAAGTTACAGATGTCGCTAAAGAACGACTTTTAATGTACGATAAAAAAACCGTTTTATTCATTGATGAGATCCACCGTTTTAATAAAGGTCAACAAGATGCTTTATTACCGAACGTTGAAGATGGAACCGTTATTTTAATTGGTGCAACAACTGAGAGTCCGATGTTTGAGATAAACCAAGCTTTACTATCTCGGTCACGGCTTTTTCAATTAAGACCACATACAGATAAAGACATTAAAGAAATCTTATCAGTTGCAATTACCGATAAAGAACGAGGATATGGAAACTATCAAATTCATCTAAATGATGAAGCATTAGATCATATCGTGAATGTAGCCAATGGAGATGCTAGATCAGCATTAAATGCATTAGAGCTTGCTGTCCTTACTACAAATCCAAATTCTGAAGGTGTTATTTCGATTACACTACATATTGCCGAGGAATCGATTCAAAAACGTATCGTCCGTTATGATAAGAAAGGCGATAACCATTATGATACAATTTCTGCTTTCATTAAAAGTATTCGTGGATCAGATCCAGATGCAACGTTATATTGGCTGGCCAAAATGCTTTATGCCGGAGAAGATCCAAAGTTTATCGCTAGAAGATTGTACGTTCATGCCGCAGAAGATATTGGTTTAGCTGATCCAAACGCGCTGCTCATCGTTCAAGCAGCTACTTTCGCAGTAGATTTTGTCGGCATGCCTGAAGCTAGAATTCCTTTAGCAGAAGCTGCTCTTTATTTAGCAACAGCTCCAAAAAGCAATGCGGTAATCACTGGTATCGACAAAGCCCTTGATGCTGTAAAAAAAGAAAAAACAGGTGAAGTACCTGTCCACTTAAAGGATGCCCATTATAAAGGTGCCAAAGAATTAGGTCATGGCATTGGTTATAAATACCCTCATGATTATGAAAAAAATTATGTACCGCAACAATACTTACCAGACCACATGATCGGTAAAAGCTTTTATAAACCTTCCGACAACGGCTACGAATTAACCGTAAACAAACGGTTACAGTACTTTGAGCAACGGAAGAAAATGTAGTAGAATGTAGAATTAAAAATGTAGAATGTAGAATTTTTTTTTAAGTTTAGCTTCGAAGCAAAACTTTAAAACCATTTTACATTCTACATTTTACATTTATACATTCTTTAATAAATAAATTTGGTTCTTTCCCGTAAAATGTCCTTCCTCGCTGAATTTTCTGATCCCACATATTCATTAAAACCACTTCTTTTTATGTTTCTACTATTTTATCCTAATGAATTTGATTTTTTTCATCTATTATATCTTTTCTTACTAAGTAGTTTGGGAGATGAGTGAATTTTACAGCAAAATATTTACATTCCACGCAATTTATCTATGTCTAAGTACAAAAATTACTCCAACTATGTATATTTCTAATTAAATCTGTCAAAAGTATTACTAATCAATTAACATTTTTTCACATTTTAATAATGGGTAGAAAAATAGAAATAATATTTAAGGAGATGAATGATTTATGAAAATTAGACAAGATGCTTGGTCGTCAGAAGATGACTTATTACTCGCTGAAACTGTGTTACGCCATATAAGAGAAGGTGGAACTCAGTTAAAAGCATTTGATGAAGTAGGAGATGAGTTAAACCGTACTTCTGCAGCATGTGGATTCCGCTGGAATGCAGTAGTTAGAAACCAATATAATGAAGCAATAAAACTAGCAAAAAAACAAAGAAAAGAAATGAAACGTAGATTGTCATATAAACCTACGGCGACTGTTCATACTATGGAAACTTCAATGATGCCAACTATGACAGCTTCTGAAGTAAATGTTGTAGGAAATTACCAGCAACAGACCCAGAGCCTTAATCTAAAAGACGTACTTAATTTTATTCAATCATTAGCTTCAAAAGAAGGTAGTTCATTAGAATTAAGGAAAGATAATGAAAAACTAATGAAAGAAAACTTACAATTAATGACCGAGAAAAAAGAGTTAGAAGCTAAGCTTTCTAAACTAGAGAACGACCACCGAGTTGTTGAAGAAGATTATCAATCATTAATTCAAATCATGAACCGCGCTCGTAGAATGGCTTTACTACAAGACGAGGAAGAACAAATACAAGCTCCTAAGTTCCGTATGGACAAGAATGGGAACTTAGAAAAAATTGCGAAATAAGCACAAACAAAAGCACCGGAATGTTTCCGATGCTTTTTGTTTGCTTTATTTATCTTCGACAATAATATAAGTTGCTTTAATCGGGCCATGTACACCAACAACTAAATTTAACTCAATATCGGCACTATTACTTGGACCAGAAATAAAGTTAATACATGACGGGATAGGACCAGCTTGAGCCATCTCATGAATTTGAGTAGCTGCCTGCGACATACGTGGTACGATTGTACTCTTTGGAATAATAGCAATATACGTTGCTGGAAGTAGACTAACAGATCTACCTTTTCCTTTGTCACTAAATAAAACAACTGAACCTGATTCGGCTAACGTAATATCAGAGAATGTAATTCCAATGTTTGCTCTTTCAGCTATCGTGATATTTTCTTCACCTATGCTAGGATCCCATACATGAAATTCGTTCTCTTCAACATTTGAAAACTCCTCAAATACCTCAGTTAAGTTATACTCTGCAAAACGAGGATCATTCCAGTTGATAATTGATTTTCCGCCAAGCTCTGCGATCGCATCCTTTAAGACATTCTGCAATGTTTGCATTGTTGCTCTTTTAGCAACCGTGTGAATTCTTTGACACTGATCTTCTAGTTGAGCAGCTAATTCATCTTGGGACATACCTTTAAAAACTTCATATTGCGGGCGATGCTTCCACTCTGGTCGAACAACACCTGAAGTTTTGCGCTCTCTTCCTAAAGAATTCGCAATTTTATTAAGAAATTTTTCTTTGTTATAAACTGTTCCTGCTGTCATCCTAGTTTCCTCCTTTGTCACGGTTATCAAACCATGTTCTGAACTTATCTTTACCTTTACTTAGTTCAGGAAGGTCGCGAATATCTGTCCATAATTTTACTGGTCCAGGGCCATCTGTGATAAAACCATTTTTCGTAAAAGGACCCATAACAGAAGGTGCAGACTTTGTACCAACATTATATACAGTTGGTGATGAAGCAGCAAAGGCATATCCTTTCATTGCTAACTTTTCAGCAAATGGTGCTTTACCTTCTTGCTCTACCATTACACGACGATGTTCGATTAAAAGATTATGCAAAGGAATTTTTACTGGACAAACTTCTGTACACGCTCCACATAAACTTGATGCGTAAGGTAATTCCTTCCACTCATCATAATCACCTAATAATGGATTTAATACCGCGCCAATCGGTCCAGGGTAAATCGAACCGTAAGAATGTCCTCCAATGTGACGATACACTGGACAAACGTTAATACAGGCAGCACAACGAATACATTGAAGGGCACTTTGGAATTGTGTCCCTAAAATCTTTGATCTACCATTATCGACAATGACTAAATGGAACTCTTCTGCACCATCTACATCGCCCTCTTGTTTCGTCCCTGTTAAACCAGTTACATAACTAGTAAGCTTTTGGCCAACAGCACTTCTAGCTAACATACTAATAAGGATGTCTAATTCTTCCCAAGTTGGAACGATTCTTTCCATCCCCATAACGGCAATCTGCGTTTTCGGAATAGTTGTTGCAAGTCTTGCATTCCCTTCATTCGTAACAAGCGAGATAGAACCTGACTCTGCTACTGCAAAGTTACAACCAGTAATACCAACTTCTGCAGTTAAGAAGTCTTTTCGTAACTCTTCACGAGCAAACAAAGCCATCTCTTTAGGATCACTTGTTTTCGTGTATCCTCTTTTATCAGCAAAAGTTTGGCGAATTTGCTCTTTATTTTTATGAAGGGCTGGAACAACAATATGTGACGGTGGATCATGATCATCTAATTGTAAAATCCATTCTCCAAGATCACTTTCAATAACTTCACAACCCATAGATTCAAGGGCTTGATTCATACTAATTTCTTCAGTTACCATTGATTTAGATTTAATTATTTTCTTAGCGTCTTTACGAGATACGACACCTTTAATATATTCATTAGCTTCTTCAGCTGTTTCTGCAAAAAAGACGTTACCACCGTTTTTAATAACGTTCTCAGTCAATTGCTCTAAATAAAAATCTAAGTTTTCAAGAGTGTGTTGACGAATTTCTTCAGCAAGATTTCTCCAATCCTCCCAGTCACCTAAAGCACTTATTGAATCTAAACGGCGTCCTTGCATCCGTTCTTGAGCGCCTGCAACAGCTTTACGCATAAAGTCATCATTAATTCCCTTATCTACACGAGTAAAGAACTTGTCATCACCTGTTTTAATCCCCATTTACTTCACCGCCTATCGACTATTTAATACTTCTGCAATATGCATAACTTTGATTGGTTTACCTTGACGATTAATTCGACCACCAATATTCATTAAACAACCTAAATCTGCACCAATTAATACTTCTGCTTCTGTTTCTTCTATGTGTTGAACTTTCTCATTAACCATTTGCTCAGATATTGGTAGCATCTTTACAGCAAAAGTACCGCCGAAACCACAGCACTGCTCTTTATTAGGTAATTCAGTAAACTCTAAACCTTCTACATTTTGAAGTAGTGTCATTGGAGCTTCTTTCACACCTAATAATCGAGTCATATGGCATGAAGTATGATATGTTGCTTTAGCATTAAGTTTTGCGCCTACATCGGTAATATTTAATACATCTACAAGAAATTGTGTTAATTCATATGATTTATTTTTAAGTTCTTCTGCTCTTTGCTTCCACTCGGCATCGTCTTCAAATAAATGAACGTATTCATGTAGCATCGTTACACATGAACCTGATGGTGAAACGACGAACTTTGCATCTTTGAAAACATTGATCATGTGCTTTGCTACTTCTCTTGT
This window harbors:
- a CDS encoding RsfA family transcriptional regulator → MKIRQDAWSSEDDLLLAETVLRHIREGGTQLKAFDEVGDELNRTSAACGFRWNAVVRNQYNEAIKLAKKQRKEMKRRLSYKPTATVHTMETSMMPTMTASEVNVVGNYQQQTQSLNLKDVLNFIQSLASKEGSSLELRKDNEKLMKENLQLMTEKKELEAKLSKLENDHRVVEEDYQSLIQIMNRARRMALLQDEEEQIQAPKFRMDKNGNLEKIAK
- a CDS encoding AAA family ATPase; its protein translation is MDLFNYSSKQNENIKGPLASRMRPRTIDEVIGQEEILGKGTLLRRAIEADRLTPMIFYGPPGTGKTTIAKVIANSTSATFEQLNAVTAGIADIRKVTDVAKERLLMYDKKTVLFIDEIHRFNKGQQDALLPNVEDGTVILIGATTESPMFEINQALLSRSRLFQLRPHTDKDIKEILSVAITDKERGYGNYQIHLNDEALDHIVNVANGDARSALNALELAVLTTNPNSEGVISITLHIAEESIQKRIVRYDKKGDNHYDTISAFIKSIRGSDPDATLYWLAKMLYAGEDPKFIARRLYVHAAEDIGLADPNALLIVQAATFAVDFVGMPEARIPLAEAALYLATAPKSNAVITGIDKALDAVKKEKTGEVPVHLKDAHYKGAKELGHGIGYKYPHDYEKNYVPQQYLPDHMIGKSFYKPSDNGYELTVNKRLQYFEQRKKM
- a CDS encoding (Fe-S)-binding protein, whose product is MKVSLFLTCLADVVYPASVGKSTVEILERFGCEVDFPKKQTCCGQPAYNSGYHRETREVAKHMINVFKDAKFVVSPSGSCVTMLHEYVHLFEDDAEWKQRAEELKNKSYELTQFLVDVLNITDVGAKLNAKATYHTSCHMTRLLGVKEAPMTLLQNVEGLEFTELPNKEQCCGFGGTFAVKMLPISEQMVNEKVQHIEETEAEVLIGADLGCLMNIGGRINRQGKPIKVMHIAEVLNSR
- a CDS encoding LutC/YkgG family protein — protein: MTAGTVYNKEKFLNKIANSLGRERKTSGVVRPEWKHRPQYEVFKGMSQDELAAQLEDQCQRIHTVAKRATMQTLQNVLKDAIAELGGKSIINWNDPRFAEYNLTEVFEEFSNVEENEFHVWDPSIGEENITIAERANIGITFSDITLAESGSVVLFSDKGKGRSVSLLPATYIAIIPKSTIVPRMSQAATQIHEMAQAGPIPSCINFISGPSNSADIELNLVVGVHGPIKATYIIVEDK
- a CDS encoding LutB/LldF family L-lactate oxidation iron-sulfur protein, producing MGIKTGDDKFFTRVDKGINDDFMRKAVAGAQERMQGRRLDSISALGDWEDWRNLAEEIRQHTLENLDFYLEQLTENVIKNGGNVFFAETAEEANEYIKGVVSRKDAKKIIKSKSMVTEEISMNQALESMGCEVIESDLGEWILQLDDHDPPSHIVVPALHKNKEQIRQTFADKRGYTKTSDPKEMALFAREELRKDFLTAEVGITGCNFAVAESGSISLVTNEGNARLATTIPKTQIAVMGMERIVPTWEELDILISMLARSAVGQKLTSYVTGLTGTKQEGDVDGAEEFHLVIVDNGRSKILGTQFQSALQCIRCAACINVCPVYRHIGGHSYGSIYPGPIGAVLNPLLGDYDEWKELPYASSLCGACTEVCPVKIPLHNLLIEHRRVMVEQEGKAPFAEKLAMKGYAFAASSPTVYNVGTKSAPSVMGPFTKNGFITDGPGPVKLWTDIRDLPELSKGKDKFRTWFDNRDKGGN